From the genome of Rathayibacter sp. VKM Ac-2804:
CCGGTGATGCCGCGGTTGACGTAGAGGTTGCCGGCCTGGATCCCGCCCAGCCAGGTGCCGATCTCGGCGGGGTCGAGCGCGTGCAGCCCCGAGGTGAGGCCGTAGTCCACCTCGTTGACGAGCGCGATCGCGTCCTCGAGCGTCGCCGCGGTCATGATGCCGAGGATCGGGCCGAAGTACTCGGTGCGGTGGTACTCGGAGCCGCGGCGCACGCCGTCGCGGACGCCCGGGCTCCACAGCATCCCGGTGTCGTCGAGGGCGCGCGGCTGCAGCAGCCAGCGCTCGCCCTCGCCGAGCGTCGTCAGGCCGCGCAGCAGCTTGCCCGCGGCAGGTTCGATCACCGGCCCCATGCGCGTCGCCGGATCGGTCGGCAGGCCGACTGTGAGCGAGTCGACCGCGTCGAGCAGCTGCGCGCGGAACCGCTTGGACCGTGCGACCGAGCCGACCAGCACGACGAGCGACGCCGCCGAGCACTTCTGGCCGGCGTGCCCGAAGGCGCTCGAGACGACGTCCTTCACGGCGAGGTCGAGGTCGGCCGAGGGCGTGACGATGATCGCGTTCTTGCCGCTGGTCTCGGCGAGCAGCGGCAGGTCGTGCCGGAACGAGCGGAACAGCTCGGCGGTCTCGTAGGCGCCGGTAAGGATAACCCGGTCGACCGACGGGTGGGCGACGAGGTCGGCGCCGAGCTCCTCCTCGGGCAGGCGGAGCAGCAGCAGCGCCTCGCGCGGCACGCCCGCGGCCCAGAGCGCCTCGGCCAGCACGGCGCCGCAGCGCGCGGTCGGCCCGGCGGGCTTCAGCACCGCGGCCGAGCCGGCGGCCAGCGCGGCGAGCGCGCCGCCCGCGGGGATCGCGACCGGGAAGTTCCACGGCGGAGCGACGAGGGTCAGCTGCGCGGGGTGGAAGACCGCTCCGTCGACGGCGTCCAGCTCGCGGGCCCGCTCGGCGTAGTAGTGCGCGAAGTCGATCGCCTCGGACACCTCGGGGTCGCCCTGGTCGATCGTCTTGCCGGCCTCGGCGGCCATCACCTCGAGCAGCTCGCCGCGGCGCGCCTCCAGCTCGTCGCCGGCCCGGTGCAGGATGCGCGCCCGCTCGTCGGCGGGCACCGCGCCCCATGCGGAGCCGGCGGCGCGGGTCGCGGCGAGGGCCGCCTCCAGCTCGTCGCGGGTGCTGATCGTCGCCGCCTCGATCGCGTCGACGCCGGCGCGGGAGCCGGGCACGCGGGCGAGGATCTCCTGCGCCCAGGCCCGGTTCGCCGCGACCGACGGGTCGGTGTCGGGGGTGCTGCGGAAGTCGCCGAAGCCGGGGCGGCCGGTCGCGGCGAAGCGGTCGGCGACCCGGTGCGCGGGCGGCACCGCGCCGTCGAGCGCGCTGACGGAGGCGCGGAAGCGGGCCTCCTCGCGGGCGAACAGCGCGGGCTGCGCCTCGAGCTCGAACACGGCCGACATGAAGTTGTCGCTCGACGCGCCCTCCTCGAGCCGGCGGATCAGGTACGCGATCGCGACGTCGAACTCGGCGGGGGAGACGACCGGCGTGTAGAGCAGCAGCGAGCCGACGGTGCGGCGCACCGCCTCCGCCTGGCCCTGCGCCATGCCGAGGAGCATCTCGTACTCGATCCCCTCGCGGACGCCGCGCTCGCCGGCCAGCAGCCAGGAGTAGGCGACGTCGAAGAGGTTGTGGCCGGCGACGCCGACCCGCACGTTCCGGATCCGGTCCGGGTGCAGCGCGTAGTCGATCACGCGCTTGTAGTTGGTGTCCGAGTCCTGCTTCGTCGACCAGGTCGCCAGCGGCCAGCCGTGCACGGAGGCCTCGACCTGCTCCATCGGCAGGTTCGCGCCCTTGACCAGGCGAACCTTGATGCCGGCGCCGCCGCGGGACCGGCGCGCGGCGCTCCACTCCTGCAGCCGGATCATCGCGGAGAGCGCGTCGGGCAGGTAGGCCTGCAGCACGATGCCCGCCTCGAGACCGAGGAACTCGGGCCGGTCGAGCAGGCGGGTGAAGACCGCGATGGTGAGGTCGAGGTCCTTGTACTCCTCCATGTCGAGGTTGACGAACTTCTGCGGGGTCGCGGCCGCGGCGCGGGTGAAGAGCGGGGCCAGCTCCTCGACGATGTCGTCGACCGCGGCGTCGAACGCCCACGGGTTGTGCGGGGCGACGGTGGAGGAGACCTTGATCGAGACGTAGTCGACGTCGTCGCGCGCGAGCAGGCGGTGCGTGCCCTCCAGGCGGCGCTGCGCCTCCTTGCGGCCGAGGACCGCCTCGCCGAGCAGGTTCATGTTCAGCCGGACGCCGTCGCGGCGGATCTTCGCGATCGCCGGGCCGAGCCGCGAGTCGGTCGCGTCGATGATGAGGTGCCCGACCATCTGCCGCAGCACCCGGCGGGCGATCGGCACGACGACGTCGGGGAGCAGCGGGGCCACCGCGCCGCCGAGCGCGACAGCGCCGCGCATCGGAGCCGGCAGGAAGCGCGGCACGCCGCCCGCGATCGAGCGCAGCGCCGCGGCGGCGACCTTCGTGTCCTCGGGGCGGACCACGCCGTCGACGAAGCCGACCGTGAAGTCGAGGCCGCTCGGGTCCTTCAGCACGCCTGCGAGCTGGGCGCCGGACGCGTCCACCGGGACGCCGGCGGCGTCGCGCAGCCACTGGCGCACCAGCGCGACACTCGCCTCGACGAGGCCGGGGTCGACGCTGTCCGCGGCGGGACCGTCGGGTCCGTCGGGGGAGGGGCCGGTGGAGCGGGCAGGCGCTGCGAGATCCGTCATGACGTCAGTATCCGACCGGGGTACCGTTGAGCAGAAGCGACCGTTCCTTACCGGTACCGGTCAGCTCTGCTTACTCGTCTTCGCCTTCGAATCGAGGTCGCCCGTGCTCGACGTCCGCCGCCTGGTGCTGCTGCGCGAGGTCGCCATCCGCGGCACGCTCGCCGCCGCCGCGGAGGCCCTCGCCTACAGTCCCTCCGCCGTCTCGCAGCAGCTGACCGTGCTCGAGCGCGAGACCGGCGTCGAGCTGCTGCGCAAGGTCGGGCGGCGGGTGCAGCTCACTCCGCAGGCCGAGATCCTGGTGGCGGCGGCCGGCGAGGTGCTGGCGCTGCTCGAGCGGGCGGAGGCGGCGCTCGCCGCGTCGGGGGAGTCGGTCACCGGGCGGGTGCGGGTCGCGGTCTTCCAGTCCGCGGCGCTCGCGCTGATGCCCGGCGCGCTGCGCTCGATCGCGGAGCGCGCGCCCGAGGTGCGCGTCGAGATGGTGCAGCGCGAGCCGGAGGGCGCGCTGCACGAGACCTCCTGGGCGCGCGAGTTCGACCTCGTCGTCGCCGAGCAGTACCCGGGCCACTCGGTGTCCTGGCTGCCGGGCCTCGTGCGCAGTGACCTGACGACCGACGCGATCCGCCTCGCGGTGGGCCGCGACTCCGCGATCCGCGACCTGCGGAGCGCGCGCGACGCCGCGTGGGTGATGGAGCCGCGCGGCACCGCCAGCCGGCACTTCGCCGAGCAGACCTGCCGCGTCGCGGGCTTCGAGCCGGACGTGCGCTTCGAGACCGCCGACCTCCAGGCGCAGATCCGCCTCGCCGCCTCGGGCAACGCGGTCGCGCTGATGCCCGACCTGGTCTGGGCCGGCGGTGAGGCCGACTGCCGCCTGCTCGAGCTGCCCGGCCGTCCGCGCCGCACCATCTTCACGGCGCAGCGGGAGGCGCAGCTCGCCTCGCCCGCCGTCCGCGTCTTCCGCGAGTGCCTCGAGGAGATCGCCGCGACCTACGCCTGACCCGCCCCTCCCCCTCCGCGAGATGCCACTTGTGCACGCTTTTCACGGCGTGTCGCGTGCACAAGTGGCATCTCGCGAGGAGCGATGGGAGCGTGAGGGACGTGGATGCGGACGAGGTGCGGCTGGTCGAGACGACGGCCGACGATGCGGTGGCGGGGCGGCTGTTCGCCGTGCAGGAGGCCGAGATCATGCGGCGCTACGGCGGCGACGACCCAGGGCCGCGCCCGCCCGCGGACGCGCCGACGCTGCTGCTGCATGTCGGGCCCGACGTCGTCGGCTGCGTCGCGCTCGCCGCGGAGGGAGAGATCGGCGAGATCAAGCGGATGTTCGTGGTCGAGGCGGCGCGCGGCCGCGGTCACAGCCGCGTCCTCCTCGCGGGAGTCGAGGAGCTGGCCGTCCGCCACGGCGTGACGCTGCTCCGCCTGGTCACCGGCATCGAGCAGCCCGAGGCCATGGCGCTCTACAGCAGCTCGGGCTACGAGCTCATCCCCGGCTTCGGCTACTGGGGCGACGAGCCGGCGACCCGCTGCTACGCCAAGCGGCTCGATCCGGCGAGGGCGGCGGGCTGAGGCGACGTCGCGCGCCGGCGCGGAGGGCACGGCCGGAGATGAGGAATGCTTGCCTCTGCCTTCCGCCTCTGCGGCGGCCGACTCCAGCGACAGGACGTGACCGATGCCCGTGCCTTCTCCCGAATCCTCCCCGCCGTCCCGCCGTGCCGTGATGGGGAGCGCGGCCTGGGGCATCCCGGTCGTCGCCGCGGCGATGGCGGCGCCGTCGGCCTCCGCGTCGCCGGTCTCCTGCCGCAGCACGACGATGTTCACGACCTCTGCGATCGCCAGCAATCCGACCGTGCTCACGGCGGTGTCACCCGCCGGCGTCGTCTCGACGGTTCGGATCACGTCGCACCTCACGCCCGCCACCACGACCGAGACCGAGGGGCAGAGCTTCAATCGCACGCGGGACACCGTCGTGTGGGACGGCTTCGTGCAGCGCACGAGGTCGTACGAGGCGCAGGCCCGCCGAGGCTGGGAGCCCGGCTCGTTCGTCCTGAATCAGCGCCGTGGCGGACCGGTCTCCGAGACTCCGACGCCGGGCCCACCCTCGCAGACGCTCGCGCTGCAGTTCTTCGACGCGAGCGGGCGGTCGTTCGCACCGCTCGACGTCCGGCTCACGATCAGCGACATCACCTCGGCGAGTCCGCCCTCTGGGGCGTGGTTCACGAGTCACTGGGACACCGTCGGCTTCAGCAGTGCGCCCACCTCGATCTCGTCGGAGGGCGGTGATGCCGGGACGGGTGCGGGAACCCTCGCTGATCCGTTCCGCCGAGCGACGGGGGGCGAGCCGTCCGGCAGCACGCCGCGCCTGGACACGTTCGCGTTCGACGTCCTCGCCTCGGGGAGCGTTCTGGTCTGCAGCCAGCACGAGGGCCGACAGGGCTGGCAGTCTCTCGCGCTGAGCGCGCTGAGCTTCCGCTCCACCGACTGCTGACCCGGTCGTCGGCCTCAGAGCCTGGCGAGCTTCGCGCGGGCGATGAGGAAGCCGCCGTACATGACGAGTCCGGCGCCGATGACGGTGAGCGCGATCGTGCCGTAGGGCGGGACGTCGAGGAAGCGCAGGGCGCCGTCGAGGCCGGTCGCCTGCCGGGCGTCGCCGGTGATCGCGGCGACGACGAAGAGGCCGCCGGCGATGCCGAGGGCGATGCCCTTCGAGACGTAGCCCGCCGCGCCGAGGATCAGGACGGCGGTGCCGCGCCGACCCGCGGGGATCCGCACGAGCTTCCGGAAGCCGCGGCGCACCCCGAT
Proteins encoded in this window:
- a CDS encoding bifunctional proline dehydrogenase/L-glutamate gamma-semialdehyde dehydrogenase; translation: MTDLAAPARSTGPSPDGPDGPAADSVDPGLVEASVALVRQWLRDAAGVPVDASGAQLAGVLKDPSGLDFTVGFVDGVVRPEDTKVAAAALRSIAGGVPRFLPAPMRGAVALGGAVAPLLPDVVVPIARRVLRQMVGHLIIDATDSRLGPAIAKIRRDGVRLNMNLLGEAVLGRKEAQRRLEGTHRLLARDDVDYVSIKVSSTVAPHNPWAFDAAVDDIVEELAPLFTRAAAATPQKFVNLDMEEYKDLDLTIAVFTRLLDRPEFLGLEAGIVLQAYLPDALSAMIRLQEWSAARRSRGGAGIKVRLVKGANLPMEQVEASVHGWPLATWSTKQDSDTNYKRVIDYALHPDRIRNVRVGVAGHNLFDVAYSWLLAGERGVREGIEYEMLLGMAQGQAEAVRRTVGSLLLYTPVVSPAEFDVAIAYLIRRLEEGASSDNFMSAVFELEAQPALFAREEARFRASVSALDGAVPPAHRVADRFAATGRPGFGDFRSTPDTDPSVAANRAWAQEILARVPGSRAGVDAIEAATISTRDELEAALAATRAAGSAWGAVPADERARILHRAGDELEARRGELLEVMAAEAGKTIDQGDPEVSEAIDFAHYYAERARELDAVDGAVFHPAQLTLVAPPWNFPVAIPAGGALAALAAGSAAVLKPAGPTARCGAVLAEALWAAGVPREALLLLRLPEEELGADLVAHPSVDRVILTGAYETAELFRSFRHDLPLLAETSGKNAIIVTPSADLDLAVKDVVSSAFGHAGQKCSAASLVVLVGSVARSKRFRAQLLDAVDSLTVGLPTDPATRMGPVIEPAAGKLLRGLTTLGEGERWLLQPRALDDTGMLWSPGVRDGVRRGSEYHRTEYFGPILGIMTAATLEDAIALVNEVDYGLTSGLHALDPAEIGTWLGGIQAGNLYVNRGITGAIVERQPFGGWKKSAVGPGTKAGGPDYLLGLGSWTSAPSTATTAFEDPRVGRLVAAARAELTAAEADAVERTARSAAQAHAEGSARDVTGLAAERNVFRHLPYDSPVLIRLADGEPVGSLVQVVVAAATAGARVGVSSATALPPQLVSAIAAGATAVAVEDEAAFAARVREHGAGRVRLLGADTSSVTSVTGGRPDLAVYAGEATESGRLELLPFRREQAVSLTAHRFGTPDHLTDALL
- a CDS encoding LysR family transcriptional regulator encodes the protein MLDVRRLVLLREVAIRGTLAAAAEALAYSPSAVSQQLTVLERETGVELLRKVGRRVQLTPQAEILVAAAGEVLALLERAEAALAASGESVTGRVRVAVFQSAALALMPGALRSIAERAPEVRVEMVQREPEGALHETSWAREFDLVVAEQYPGHSVSWLPGLVRSDLTTDAIRLAVGRDSAIRDLRSARDAAWVMEPRGTASRHFAEQTCRVAGFEPDVRFETADLQAQIRLAASGNAVALMPDLVWAGGEADCRLLELPGRPRRTIFTAQREAQLASPAVRVFRECLEEIAATYA
- a CDS encoding GNAT family N-acetyltransferase produces the protein MRDVDADEVRLVETTADDAVAGRLFAVQEAEIMRRYGGDDPGPRPPADAPTLLLHVGPDVVGCVALAAEGEIGEIKRMFVVEAARGRGHSRVLLAGVEELAVRHGVTLLRLVTGIEQPEAMALYSSSGYELIPGFGYWGDEPATRCYAKRLDPARAAG